A genomic stretch from Scheffersomyces stipitis CBS 6054 chromosome 6, complete sequence includes:
- the ACS2 gene encoding acetate--CoA ligase (Acetyl-coenzyme A synthetase 2 [EC:6.2.1.1] [KO:K01895] (Acetate--CoA ligase 2) (Acyl-activating enzyme 2)~go_function catalytic activity~go_process metabolism), giving the protein MTVTPQHQVVHEANGVTPRPTPKEFFDKQPRPGHITSIEQYQELYQKSIADPEGFFGPMAKELLSWDRDFDKVKSGSLKDGDVAWFIGGQLNASYNCVDRWAYATPDKTAIIYEADEEKDSYKLTYAELLREVSKVAGVLKSWGIKKGDTVAIYLPMTPQAVIAMLAVARLGAIHSVIFAGFSSGSIRDRVNDASCKALITCDEGRRGGKTVNIKKLCDEALKSCPTVEKVLVFKRTGNENIELEEGRDFWWDEETAKFSGYLPPVPVNSEDPLFLLYTSGSTGTPKGVVHTTGGYLLGAAMTTKYIFDVHPEDILFTAGDVGWITGHTYALYGPLALGIPTIVFEGTPAYPDFGRFWQIVEKHKATHFYVAPTALRLLRKSGEQEIPKYDLSSLRTLGSVGEPISPDIWEWYNEHVGQGRCHISDTYWQTESGSHFIAPIAGVTPNKPGSASLPFFGIETALIDPVSGHELEGNDIEGVLAIKSTWPSMARSVWNNHTKYMDTYLNPYPGYYFTGDGAARDHDGYYWIRGRVDDVVNVSGHRLSTAEIEAALIEHNGVSEAAVVGITDDLTGQAVVAYVALKNEYVDKIAGKETSDEAFALRKELIMTVRKEIGPFAAPKSVIIVADLPKTRSGKIMRRILRKISANEADQLGDITTLSNPQSVVGIIDSFAAQFAKK; this is encoded by the coding sequence ATGACTGTTACCCCACAGCACCAAGTCGTCCACGAGGCCAACGGTGTCACCCCAAGACCCACTCCTAAGGAGTTTTTTGACAAACAGCCCCGTCCTGGCCATATCACCTCCATCGAACAGTACCAGGAATTATACCAGAAGTCCATCGCCGACCCTGAAGGATTCTTTGGTCCTATGGCCAAGGAGTTGTTGTCGTGGGACAGAGACTTCGACAAGGTCAAGTCCGGTTCTTTGAAGGACGGTGACGTTGCCTGGTTCATTGGCGGCCAGTTGAACGCTTCCTACAACTGTGTAGACAGATGGGCCTATGCGACTCCAGACAAGACTGCCATCATCTACGAAgctgacgaagaaaaggaCTCGTACAAGTTGACCTACGCCGAGTTGTTGAGAGAAGTCTCCAAGGTAGCTGGTGTGTTGAAGAGCTGGGGCATCAAAAAGGGTGATACTGTTGCTATCTACTTGCCAATGACTCCTCAAGCTGTTATTGCTATGCTCGCTGTAGCCAGATTAGGTGCCATCCACTCGGTTATCTTTGCAGGtttctcttctggttcCATCAGAGACAGAGTCAACGATGCTTCTTGTAAGGCTCTTATTACCTGTGACGAAGGTAGAAGAGGTGGTAAGACCGTTaacatcaagaaattgtGCGACGAAGCCTTGAAGAGCTGTCCTACTGTAGAAAAGGTGCTTGTTTTCAAGAGAACCGGAAACgaaaatattgaattggaagaggGTAGAGATTTCTGGTGGGATGAAGAAACCGCCAAGTTCTCGGGTTACTTGCCACCTGTTCCAGTCAATTCTGAAGACccattgttcttgttgtataCATCTGGTTCCACTGGTACTCCTAAGGGTGTTGTCCACACCACTGGGGGCTACCTCTTAGGTGCTGCCATGACCACCAAGTACATTTTCGACGTCCACCCAGAAGACATCTTGTTCACTGCCGGTGATGTCGGTTGGATTACTGGTCACACCTATGCTTTGTACGGACCTTTGGCTCTCGGTATCCCAACAATCGTTTTTGAAGGTACTCCAGCCTACCCAGACTTTGGTAGATTCTGGCAAATTGTCGAAAAGCACAAGGCTACCCACTTCTACGTAGCTCCTACTGCCCTCAGATTGTTGAGAAAGAGTGGCGAGCAAGAGATTCCAAAGTACGacttgtcttctttgagAACATTGGGCTCTGTTGGTGAACCTATCTCCCCTGATATCTGGGAATGGTACAACGAGCACGTTGGACAAGGCAGATGCCACATCTCCGACACCTACTGGCAAACTGAGTCTGGTTCTCACTTCATTGCTCCAATTGCCGGTGTCACTCCAAACAAACCTGGTTCAGCCTCTTTGCCATTCTTTGGTATCGAGACCGCTCTTATTGATCCAGTTTCCGGCCACGAACTCGAAGGTAACGACATCGAAGGTGTTCTTGCCATCAAGAGCACCTGGCCATCTATGGCTAGATCTGTCTGGAACAACCACACCAAGTACATGGACACATACTTGAACCCATACCCAGGCTACTACTTTACCGGCGACGGTGCTGCCAGAGATCACGACGGCTACTACTGGATTAGAGGTAGAGTCGATGATGTCGTCAATGTGTCTGGTCACAGATTGTCTACTGCTGAAATAGAAGCTGCCCTCATCGAACACAACGGTGTTTCTGAAGCTGCTGTGGTTGGTATTACCGACGACTTAACTGGTCAAGCCGTAGTTGCCTACGTTGCTCTCAAGAACGAATACGTCGACAAGATCGCCGGCAAGGAAACCAGCGACGAAGCCTTTGCCTTGAGAAAGGAATTGATCATGACCGTCAGAAAGGAAATCGGACCTTTCGCAGCTCCAAAGAGCGTCATCATTGTCGCCGACTTGCCAAAGACCAGATCTGGTAAGATCATGAGAAGAATCTTGAGAAAGATCTCTGCCAACGAAGCAGACCAATTGGGTGACATCACCACTTTGTCCAACCCTCAGTCTGTCGTTGGTATAATCGACTCCTTTGCTGCTCAATTTGCTAAGAAATAA
- a CDS encoding cell division control protein 3 (go_function GTP binding~go_process cell cycle), whose amino-acid sequence MTSETETRPVSIENKIPIQDIKILKKKLNGYVGFANLPKQWHRKSVRRGFSLNIMVAGESGLGKATLVNTLFNREIINHENDIDDEDISDKDDISVKIKSTTAEIEEDGVKLSLSVVTAPGFGESINNVDSWKPIVDEINSRFDSYLEAESRINRTTTVDNRIHAFLYFIEPTGHSLKSLDITLMKQVHEKVNLIPIIAKSDTLTEEEIAAFKGRILDDIKAQGIKTFSPSDYENDDEETVLNTRQILQKFPFAVVGSTKEVTTADGRQVRGRKYPWGVIEVDNEDHNDFIQLRQLLVRNFLEELKEQTSNNLYENYRSEKLKKMGIEQDNSVFREFDPLTRQEEERALHEAKLAKMEAEMKAVFQQKVSEKEKKLQRSEADLFSRHKEMKDKLTKQIKLLEDKKVQLEKQKTLPQDPPAPAPQKSRKGFLR is encoded by the coding sequence aaacagaaacaagaCCCGTTTCCATCGAGAACAAGATTCCTATTCAGGACATCAAGATcctcaagaagaagttgaatggCTATGTCGGCTTTGCCAACTTGCCCAAACAATGGCACAGAAAGTCGGTGAGAAGAGGGTTTTCATTGAACATCATGGTTGCAGGAGAGAGTGGCTTGGGAAAGGCCACTTTGGTCAATACTCTTTTCAACAGAGAAATTATCAATCATGAGAATGACATTGACGACGAAGATATCTCTGACAAGGACGACATTTCcgtcaagatcaagtctACCACCGctgaaatcgaagaagacgGCGTCAAGTTGTCTTTGAGTGTAGTCACGGCTCCAGGATTTGGTGAGTCCATCAACAACGTCGACTCGTGGAAGCCTATTGTTGACGAAATCAATAGCAGATTCGACTCCTACTTGGAGGCAGAGAGCAGAATAAACAGAACCACCACCGTCGACAACAGAATTCATGCCTTTCTCTACTTCATTGAGCCTACCGGCCATTCcttgaagtcgttggaCATTACATTAATGAAACAAGTGCACGAAAAGGTCAACTTGATACCCATCATTGCCAAGTCTGATACcttgacagaagaagaaattgccGCTTTCAAGGGCAGAATCTTGGACGACATCAAGGCACAGGGAATCAAGACTTTTTCTCCTTCGGACTACGAgaatgatgatgaagaaactgtGTTGAACACCAGACAGATATTACAGAAGTTCCCCTTCGCTGTGGTGGGCTCCACTAAAGAAGTCACCACTGCGGACGGAAGACAGGTCAGAGGCAGAAAGTACCCATGGGGTGTAATTGAAGTAGATAACGAAGACCACAACGATTTCATACAATTGCGTCAGTTGTTGGTCAGAAACTTCttagaagagttgaaggagcAGAcgtccaacaacttgtacGAGAACTACAGATccgagaagttgaagaagatgggTATCGAACAAGACAACTCTGTTTTCAGAGAATTCGATCCCTTAACTAGAcaagaagaggaaagagCATTGCACGAAgccaagttggccaagatgGAGGCCGAAATGAAGGCCGTTTTCCAACAGAAGGTCtcagaaaaggaaaagaagttgcagaGATCCGAAGCTGATCTTTTCTCCAGACACAAGGAGATGAAGGACAAGTTAACCAAGCAGATCAAGTTattggaagacaagaaagtacaattggaaaagcaAAAGACGTTGCCCCAAGATCCACCAGCCCCAGCCCCACAGAAGAGCCGTAAGGGATTCTTGCGTTAG
- a CDS encoding predicted protein, which produces MPTIPLGKLLATFILLKSLQLTLLYFTPAQFDTSSEIIVSQTKSPYGYVLTHLLNRFIVWDSVYFNYMFVNGPKYEHQYVFCPNWLKFIRNFPIGGNGYYEKLFVSLVISNALHFFSVILLYVLTLRFFKNDSKMALHSSLLMIIAPAGIFLTASYSENANNVLSLAQILAYDIAVNPQDPTRNNTKSIVSKPLYLLSGFLVAVNYTIRANSLLLGIPYLMDLFEIGVSQEAAWPILSGGSLFLSFLWSNFEAYRTFCPQRGEWCNNTLPILFSYAQNKYWGVGFLQYWSPNNIPNFLIALPVVAIHGLSIAYFWSRLPTLKKVLPWLVVNSVVIVGGLFFWNVQILVRITSFLPLSYWYVASLTGHQHKSLVYYMLIWNLLQTMLFSAFLPPA; this is translated from the coding sequence ATGCCTACAATACCGCTTGGCAAATTACTTGCCACTTTTATATTGCTCAAGTCGCTCCAATTGACTCTTCTCTACTTCACACCAGCCCAATTTGatacttcttcagaaatcaTAGTGAGCCAGACCAAGTCCCCCTATGGCTATGTGCTAACACACCTTCTCAATAGATTCATTGTTTGGGACTCTGTGTACTTCAACTACATGTTCGTCAACGGACCGAAATACGAGCACCAGTATGTGTTTTGTCCCAACTGGTTGAAATTCATCAGGAACTTCCCGATAGGAGGAAATGGCTACTACGAAAAGCTATTTGTGAGCTTGGTGATTTCAAACGCGTTACATTTTTTTTCAGTTATACTCTTGTATGTACTTACGCTTCggttcttcaagaacgatTCAAAAATGGCATTGCATTCTTCCTTACTAATGATTATTGCTCCAGCAGGTATCTTCTTGACCGCTAGTTACTCTGAAAATGCCAATAATGTGCTCAGTCTAGCCCAGATATTAGCCTACGACATTGCAGTGAATCCTCAGGATCCAACCCGAAACAACACCAAGTCCATAGTATCAAAGCCGTTATATCTACTCTCTGGATTTCTCGTTGCTGTGAACTATACTATACGTGCAAACAGTTTACTTCTTGGAATACCGTATTTGATGGACTTGTTTGAAATAGGAGTTTCACAAGAAGCTGCGTGGCCCATACTATCTGGAGGGTCGTTATTCTTATCATTTTTATGGTCCAATTTCGAAGCATACAGAACATTCTGTCCCCAACGAGGAGAATGGTGCAACAATACTCTTCCCATTCTATTCTCCTATGCCCAGAATAAGTACTGGGGTGTAGGATTTTTGCAATATTGGTCTCCCAATAATATTCCCAACTTTCTCATAGCTCTCCCGGTCGTTGCGATTCATGGGTTGAGCATCGCATATTTCTGGAGCCGTTTACCAACTCTCAAGAAAGTATTGCCATGGTTGGTGGTAAACTCTGTGGTCATCGTAGGCggactcttcttctggaacgTCCAGATATTGGTGAGAATAACTAGTTTCTTACCATTGAGCTATTGGTATGTAGCCTCATTAACTGGACACCAACACAAGTCCTTAGTATACTATATGTTGATCTGGAACTTACTACAGACGATGTTGTTTTCTGCCTTCTTACCGCCAGCATAA
- the SSA2.1 gene encoding heat shock protein 70, Hsp70 family (SSA2) (heat shock protein 70, Hsp70 family (SSA2) upregulated under oxygen limitation very low under aerobic conditions highest on XOL) codes for MSKAVGIDLGTTYSCVAHFANDRVEIIANDQGNRTTPSFVAFTDSERLIGDAAKNQAAMNPANTVFDAKRLIGRKFDDAEVQGDVKHFPFKVVDKGGKPQIEVEFKGETKVFTPEEISSMILTKMKETAENFLGTQVNDAVVTVPAYFNDSQRQATKDAGLIAGLNVMRIINEPTAAAIAYGLDKKSEEEKNVLIFDLGGGTFDVSLLSIEDGIFEVKATAGDTHLGGEDFDHRLVNHFVNEFKRKNKKDLSTNQRALRRLRTACERAKRTLSSSAQTSIEIDSLYEGIDFYTSITRARFEELCQDLFRSTLDPVEKVLKDSKIDKSSVHEIVLVGGSTRIPKVQKLVSDFFNGKEPNRSINPDEAVAYGAAVQAAILSGDTSSKTQDLLLLDVAPLSLGIETAGGIMTKLIPRNSTIPTKKSETFSTYADNQPGVLIQVFEGERAKTKDNNLLGKFELSGIPPAPRGVPQIEVTFDIDANGILNVSALEKGTGKTQKITITNDKGRLSKEDIEKMVSEAEKYKEEDEKEASRVQAKNGLESYAYSLKTSLGDEQFKSKLEASEVEEVTKAADETIEWLDSNQSATSEEYADKQKELEGKANPIMAKAYQAGAAPAGGAAPGGFPGGAAPEPSNEGPTVEEVD; via the coding sequence ATGTCTAAAGCTGTCGGAATTGATTTAGGTACTACCTACTCCTGTGTTGCTCACTTCGCTAACGACCGTGTCGAGATCATCGCCAACGATCAAGGTAACAGAACCACTCCTTCTTTCGTAGCCTTCACTGACTCCGAAAGATTGATTGGTGATGCTGCTAAGAACCAAGCTGCCATGAACCCAGCCAACACCGTTTTCGACGCCAAGCGTTTGATCGGTAGAAAGTTCGATGACGCCGAAGTCCAAGGTGACGTCAAGCACTTCCCTTTCAAGGTTGTCGACAAGGGTGGTAAGCCACAAATTGAGGTTGAATTCAAGGGTGAAACCAAGGTCTTcactccagaagaaatctcTTCCATGATCTTGACTAAGATGAAGGAAACTGCCGAAAACTTCTTGGGTACTCAAGTCAACGATGCTGTTGTTACTGTTCCAGCTTACTTCAATGACTCCCAGAGACAAGCCACCAAGGATGCTGGTTTGATTGCTGGTTTGAATGTGATGAGAATCATCAACGAGCCAACTGCTGCCGCCATTGCCTACGGTTTAGACAAGAagtctgaagaagaaaagaacgTTTTGATTTTCGACTTGGGTGGTGGTACTTTCGATGTCTCCTTGTTGTCTATTGAAGACGGTATCTTTGAAGTCAAGGCTACCGCCGGTGACACCCACTTGGGTGGTGAAGATTTCGACCACAGATTGGTCAACCACTTCGTCAACGAattcaagagaaagaacaagaaggacTTGTCCACCAACCAAAGAGCCTTGAGAAGATTGAGAACTGCTTGTGAACGTGCCAAGAGAACCTTGTCCTCCTCTGCTCAAACCTCCATTGAAATCGACTCCCTTTACGAAGGTATTGACTTCTACACCTCTATcaccagagccagatttgaagaattgtgtCAAGACTTGTTCAGATCCACTTTGGACCCAGTTGAAAAGGTTCTTAAGGACTCCAAGATTGACAAGTCGTCTGTTCACGAAATCGTCTTGGTTGGTGGTTCCACCAGAATTCCAAAGGTTCAAAAGTTGGTTTccgacttcttcaacggTAAGGAACcaaacagatccatcaaCCCAGATGAAGCTGTTGCTTACGGTGCTGCTGTCCAGGCCGCTATCTTGTCTGGTGacacttcttccaagactcaagacttgttgttgttggatgtTGCCCCATTGTCTTTGGGTATTGAAACCGCTGGTGGTATCatgaccaagttgattcCAAGAAACTCCACCATTCCAACCAAGAAGTCCGAAACCTTCTCCACTTACGCCGACAACCAACCAGGTGTGTTGattcaagtcttcgaagGTGAAAGAGCCAAGACAAAGgacaacaacttgttgggtAAGTTCGAATTGTCTGGTATTCCTCCAGCTCCAAGAGGTGTTCCACAAATCGAAGTCACTTTCGACATTGATGCCAATGGTATCTTGAACGTTTCTGCCTTAGAAAAGGGTACCGGTAAGACTCAAAAGATTACCATCACCAACGACAAGGGTAGATTGTCCAAGGAAGACATTGAAAAGATGGTCTCTGAAGCCGAAAAGtacaaggaagaagacgaaaaggAAGCTTCCAGAGTTCAAGCCAAGAACGGTTTGGAATCTTACGCTTACTCGTTGAAGACCTCTTTGGGTGACGAACAATTCAAGAGCAAGTTGGAAgcttctgaagttgaagaagtcaccAAGGCTGCTGACGAAACCATTGAATGGTTAGACTCCAACCAATCTGCTACCAGCGAAGAATACGCTGACAAGcaaaaggaattggaaggCAAGGCCAACCCAATCATGGCTAAGGCTTACCAAGCCGGTGCTGCTCCAGCTGGCGGTGCTGCTCCAGGTGGTTTCCCAGGTGGTGCTGCTCCAGAACCTTCCAACGAAGGTCCAactgttgaagaagttgactaA
- a CDS encoding predicted protein, translated as MSTPSNTAATPASSAKFDQEKLLATVKTSQFAWFVGHLVTLISVFFYVLTYIKFGVGLYKFWFVLALVGVVESFGILVFQSIKKNGFDFGQLIKDDNTFYFLLGSLLLFVRSRVLLTLLPFGLFSFYHVLTYANGYILPIFNLENSAISSKIGSFVANTNNKSIQLAALLEVVTYGYLFLRVIAFRKRSLSPFLIYTVFLKKKFETSVYTRNYFKAAEVQVDNVVNQIGQPQVKKVWIQIKDVFKKIGTVHLVHDPTKDKSI; from the exons ATGTCCACCCCCTCAAATACTGCTGCTACTCCAGCTTCCTCGGCTAAGTTTGACCAGGAAAAGTTATTGGCCACTGTTAAG ACTTCGCAATTTGCCTGGTTTGTCGGCCATCTCGTCACCTTGATCagtgtcttcttctatgTGCTCACTTACATCAAGTTCGGTGTTGGCCTTTACAAGTTCTGGTTCGTGTTGGCCCTTGTaggagttgttgaaagttTCGGAATCTTGGTATTCCAAtctatcaagaagaatgggTTTGATTTCGGCCAGTTGATCAAAGACGATAACACCTTCTATTTCCTTCTCGGatcgttgttgttgttcGTCAGATCGCGTGTGTTGTTGACGTTGTTGCCATTTGGCTTGTTTTCGTTCTACCACGTCTTGACGTACGCCAACGGCTACATTTTGcccatcttcaacttggaaaactcGGCCATCTCATCCAAGATCGGTTCCTTTGTAGCCAACACTAACAACAAGTCGATCCAGTTGGCTGCTCTCTTGGAAGTCGTCACCTACGGGTACTTGTTCCTCAGAGTGATTGCCTTCAGAAAGAGATCATTGTCTCCTTTCCTTATCTACACTgtgtttttgaagaagaagttcgaGACCTCTGTCTACACCAGAAACTACTTCAAGGCTGCCGAGGTCCAAGTGGACAACGTCGTCAACCAGATCGGCCAGCCTCAGGTCAAGAAGGTGTGGATCCAGATCAAGGAtgtgttcaagaagatcgGTACTGTCCACTTGGTCCACGATCCTACCAAGGACAAGCTGATCTAG